Proteins from one Capricornis sumatraensis isolate serow.1 chromosome 2, serow.2, whole genome shotgun sequence genomic window:
- the EID1 gene encoding EP300-interacting inhibitor of differentiation 1, with product MSEMNELSELYEESNDLQMDVIPGESDLPHMEVGGGSRELSPNPSRAGAPPQLEEEGPMEEEAAQPMAEPQGPRGLASRPSPGEQPGQIAGPDFESEDEGEEFDDWEDDYDYPEEEPLSGAGYRVSAALEEANKMFLRTSRAREAALDGGFQMHYEKTPFDQLAFIEELFSLMVVNRLTEELGCDEIIDRE from the coding sequence ATGTCTGAAATGAACGAGCTGTCCGAGCTCTATGAGGAGAGCAACGATCTGCAGATGGATGTGATTCCTGGTGAGAGTGACCTTCCGCATATGGAGGTAGGCGGCGGGAGCCGGGAGCTATCCCCGAACCCCTCCCGCGCCGGGGCCCCGCCACAACTGGAGGAGGAAGGCCCAATGGAGGAGGAGGCGGCCCAGCCAATGGCGGAGCCACAGGGGCCCCGAGGCCTCGCTAGCCGGCCCAGCCCTGGGGAGCAGCCAGGCCAGATCGCGGGCCCTGATTTCGAGAGCGAGGACGAGGGCGAGGAATTCGATGACTGGGAGGACGACTATGACTATCCTGAAGAGGAGCCGCTCAGTGGTGCGGGCTACAGAGTATCAGCGGCCCTTGAAGAAGCCAACAAGATGTTTCTGAGAACCTCCAGAGCCAGAGAAGCAGCTCTGGATGGCGGGTTTCAGATGCATTATGAGAAGACCCCGTTTGATCAATTGGCTTTTATCGAAGAGCTTTTTTCACTTATGGTTGTCAATCGTCTGACCGAAGAACTCGGCTGTGATGAGATCATTGACAGAGAGTAG